Proteins encoded by one window of Rutidosis leptorrhynchoides isolate AG116_Rl617_1_P2 chromosome 7, CSIRO_AGI_Rlap_v1, whole genome shotgun sequence:
- the LOC139858831 gene encoding agamous-like MADS-box protein AGL11, which produces MGRGKIEIKRIENNTSRQVTFCKRRNGLLKKAYELSVLCDAEIGLIVFSTRGRLYEYSNNNMKSTIDKYRKATCTEPNTSSLQEINAQFYQQEAKKLRQQIQMRQNSNRHLLGERLDSLNMKELKQLETRIEKGISRIRAKKHDMILAETESMQKREIELEHHNMFLRSKIAETERVQQEEAVNMIPDHYNEAIEAYLARSALQLNIMAPVDDAPSAYPLSPNKPLHLG; this is translated from the exons ATGGGGAGAGGAAAGATCGAGATCAAAAGGATCGAGAACAATACGAGCCGACAGGTGACGTTTTGCAAGAGGAGAAATGGGCTTCTTAAGAAAGCTTACGAGCTTTCGGTTCTATGCGATGCTGAAATTGGCCTCATTGTCTTCTCTACACGAGGACGACTCTACGAGTATTCCAATAacaa CATGAAATCAACTATAGACAAGTACAGGAAGGCAACTTGTACTGAACCAAACACTAGTTCACTTCAAGAGATTAATGCTCAA TTTTACCAGCAGGAGGCTAAGAAACTTCGACAGCAGATACAAATGCGTCAAAATTCTAACAG GCATCTGTTGGGTGAAAGGTTAGATTCTTTAAACATGAAGGAACTAAAGCAACTGGAGACAAGAATTGAGAAAGGAATCTCTAGGATTAGGGCAAAAAAG CATGACATGATACTTGCGGAAACTGAATCCATGCAGAAAAGG GAGATTGAGCTTGAACATCACAACATGTTTCTACGTTCGAAG ATTGCGGAGACTGAAAGGGTGCAACAGGAAGAGGCGGTGAATATGATTCCGGATCATTACAATGAGGCAATAGAAGCATATCTTGCTAGGAGTGCCCTGCAACTTAACATAATGGCTCCTGTTGACGATGCACCGTCTGCTTATCCCCTTTCTCCGAACAAGCCTCTTCATCTcgggtaa